ATGAAGCTTTAACGTTAAAGGTGACAAGTCCGATTTATGGGGAGCTTCGTGACGCGATTGAGGAGACAGAACGACTTTCAAGGCTTAGTCCAGATTTACTAATGAAAATAAATGTTCCATTACACCGAGCAGATGTAAATACTCTTCTTTTAAGGACGAGTGAACTAGTATGGATGGAGTCACGTCACCGGTATAAAGGGACGAAAAAAAATAAGAGAACTGACCACCGAGGAGCAAATCTCATGGGGATAAAGCTTAGAAGGGCAGATCTTAGGGGAGCGAATTTAAGAGGAGCATACCTCATTGCTGCTGATCTTCGAGGTGCTGATTTAAGAATGGCTGACTTTATCGGTGCTGATTTACGAGATGCTGACTTAAGTGGAGCAAATCTAACAGACACTATTTTTCTAACTCAAGTCCAGATTAATGCAGCGAAAGGGGACGCAAACACGAAATTACCAAGTTTACTTTCTCGTCCAGCGCACTGGTCTGCTTGAGAAAAAGGTAAATGAAACATTAGGTTTAATTCAATATAAATGTATGTAATAGCTTTATAATCAAAAACACAGGCCGTATTTTTTTTATAGCCTGTGTTTTTGATATTGTTAGTTTTTCTTCTCAAATGTGGCAATGATTACACTAAATATAATAAGAGCACCACCAATAAAAAAGTTACGATTCAACGTTTCATTTAAAAGTAACCAGCCTAATAATGAACCAACAATAGGCTGGAAAAAGAAAAACAATGAACCGATGCTGGCATCCATTAACTCAAGTCCTTTATTCCAAAGAAAAAAGGCTCCAGCGGTCGAGATGATTCCTAAATATAAAATACCTAAAATGATAGTGGTATTTAAGTCCCCAATTGGATTAGATTGTAATTCCCAAATCATGCAGGGTGTAATGAAAAATAGTGAAAAGAAGATTGCGTACGTTGTAATGACTAAAGATGAAAATTGTTGAGAAGCAATCTTTACATAAATAGATAGTAGAGCCCATGTAATCGCAGCCCCCACTAAAATGATTGTGCCGATAAAATAAGAGCCAACTTCTATATCCCACCCAATAACAATTGTGACGCCTAGTGTAGCTAAGACGGTAGAGAGTATTCTGCGAGTCGTTAACTTTTCTTTCAAAATCAATGTAGCAAACACGACCATAAATGCTGGAGTGGCCGATGTAACTAAAGAGCCTGTGTGCGCATCTGATAATTTTGTTCCAACAAATTGGCACGTAATTGAAACAAAGTAGCCGATGAAGCCAATCCAAGCAAAGAGTAGCCAATCTTTTTTATTTATTTGTATCGTTGTTTTTTGTTTTCGTTTTGTCGTTTTTAAAATCATGTACAAAACTACAAAGGCAATAATAAAGCGAAGCCAGACAAGTGTGAGAGGCGGAATAAAGTCTAGTACATATTTACTAACAACATACATACCACCCCAAATACTTGCTGCAAGTGATAAACATATAGCGCCTAAAATTGTTTGTTTCATTGTGAAATACCTCCGTCTATTTATAGGATTGTAAAATAGGGAATCCTAAGACGAGGCATGTTTTTTTATAAAAAATACGTATGCCCGTCTTAGATTATAGACGGATTACAGGTTGATCGTTTTCAAATAGGTTGTTGTAGTACATAAGAATTTCTCCTCTCAATATTTTGTATTTGTTTATCATAAATAAGTTTTATAATAAAAGTATAACTTAATTTTCAGATTATTGGAGGGGTAAAATGAAATGTGTTGTGATTCAGTCTCACACTAGTAATTATCCAGAACCAATTAGTTTAGAAAAAGGAGATCAAGTGCGAGTTGGTAATATATATTCAGGGCCAGAAAACTGGAACAATTGGGTATATTGCCGTGCTGAGCATAGTGGTCTGGCGGGATGGGTTCCAAAGCAAATAATAACATGTGAAAACAGTGATTCTGGTATTGTGCTTGAAACATATACGGCGAAAGAATTAAATGTAGAAAAAGGAGATATTCTCATTGGTTTAAAGGAATTAAATGGTTGGCTATGGTGCAAGAAAATAGAATGTGAAGAAGTTGGTTGGATTCCGAAAGTAAATGTACGGTTAAAGCAAAAGATGTATTTTGAAAATTAATATGATGAAATATGGATAAAAATATAACTCAATTCTTTTCGCCCTTGTGTTATAAATTATAAATTCAAACTCATGAAACTCTAAATAAGAGAAATAATAGTAAAATAACCCTTGTATTTCACTGGATAAAATATGGCATAATCATTTTGTCGCAAAATATATAGAAAAATAAGGGTATGTAAAAGGAGAAAATGAATGAGTTTTGCTATTGAAGTTTTAATTCAAGCAGCAATTGATGTCGTGTTTGAATATGTAAAAGATGATGAAAAAACGAAGGAATGGAATACATTTTTAATCGAAAATCGTTATCCGTTAGAGCGAGTGAAAGAAAATCCACGTGTAGGAGATACATTTATTTCCGTTCAAAAAATGGGTAAGAAAATATTTGAGTCGGAAGTGGAATTTTTAGAATATGAAGCACCGTATATCATTACTCTTGGCGGTGAGATGAAACAAGGATATTCTACTACAACATACATATTGTAAGAAGAGGAAGGCACACTTCTTACATTAATTGTTGAGTATACACCTAGCAATCTATTCTATCGTATTTTATATAAATTAACAGGTTGGATGTATGGATCAGCTTGAACGTTTAGCAGAGTGTGTAGAAGCTACTCATAATAAAGAAAAAGAAATATAGGAAGAAGGAGATCTGCAACATATAGCGGATCTTTTTTGCATATATTGTGAATAATAAACCGTCACGTTTGACTGTATAGTTTATGTATTGTATGATGTTCTTAACATAAATGGGGAGGGAAAAATCGTTGGGAAGGTGTATCGAATCGGACAGTTGGCTCACTTGGCTCACGTATCGAAACGAACGATTGATTATTATACGAATCTAGGTATCTTAAAAGCGGAGCGATCTCAATCTAATTATCGCTATTACGACGAAACAGCATTTGAAACATTACAATTTATTGAGAAATGCAAGGAAATGCATATGCCGCTTTGTGAGATTAAAGAGAGGATCGAGGAGAGGAAGAAGCTGCTCGGTATCAATGAACACGTTTCGAAACAAGTGAATGAAGTGACAAACCATATCCATCGATTAGAAACAGAGCTAACACAGTTGAAACCTCTGTTAGATGGGTTAACAGATTCACAACGTGAAAAAATATCGAAATCTTTATCGGGTCAAACGACAGCTTTAATACAAACACTGATACTATTTTTATAGTTGAAGTTGGATCCAACTCTTTTAATTTCTGTATAGGGCTATGTTTTCTAAAGAAACAGAGAATAAGAAAACATTATAAGTATACAGGAGGTGAACACCTTAGTTTTTTTACTAAGGGGATTCATTGGAAATATTTAATTTAGTCATGGTTGCGATTTTAATCGCATTTACTGGATTTTTCGTAGCAGCAGAGTTTGCGATTGTTAAGGTACGTTCAAGTCGTATAGATCAGCTTGTTGCGGAAGGAAAACGCGGTGCGTTAGCAGCAAAAAAGGTAACAACAAATTTAGATGAATATTTATCTGCTTGTCAGTTAGGAATTACAGTAACGGCAATGGGACTTGGTTGGTTAGGTGAACCGACAATAGAAAAGCTATTGCATCCATTATTTGAGAAATGGAACTTAAACCCTTCTATTTCACAAGTATTGACTTTTGGCCTTGCATTTATGACAATGACGTATTTGCACGTTGTAGTAGGGGAATTAGCTCCGAAAACAATGGCAATTCAAAAGGCTGAAAGAGTAACTTTATTATTTGCTGGACCTTTAATGATGTTCTACAAAGTGATGTATCCGTTTATTTGGGTACTAAATAGTTCAGCGCGTGTCGTAACTGGCTTATTCGGTTTGAAACCAGCTTCTGAACATGAAGTAGCACATACGGAAGAAGAGTTACGTCTTATTCTTTCAGAGAGCTATGAAAGTGGAGAAATTAATCAAGCAGAATATAAGTATGTAAATAATATCTTTGAATTTGATAATCGCATTGCGAAAGAGATTATGGTACCACGGACAGAAATCGTCGGTTTCTATCTCGAAGATTCAGTAGAAGAACACATGAAAATTATCCAAAGCGAACGATACACACGTTATCCAATCTTTGGAGAAGATAAAGATGATATTATCGGTATGGTCAACGTAAAAGACTTCTTTATTCGATATATGAAAGGCGATACAGAAGATTTATCATCTATTCGTACGTATATGCGTCCGATTATTGAAGTGATGGAAACAACTCCAATTCATGATTTACTTCTGCAAATGCAGAAAAAGCGAATTCCAATGGCTGTATTATATGATGAGTACGGAGGTACAGCCGGAATTGTAACGCTTGAAGATATATTGGAAGAAATCGTCGGCGAAATTCGTGATGAATATGATGAAGATGAACATCCACCAATTCAACACGTAAATGAACATCATAAAATTGTTGATGGAAAAGTGTTAATTTCAGAAGTGAAAGATTTATTTGGTCTACACATCGAGGAAGAAGATGTGGATACAATTGGTGGATGGATTATGATGCAGAATCATGAAATTGAAGAAGGACAATGTGTCGAAGCAGAGGGATATGAGTTTAAAGTTCTTGAAAAAGATGCATATCAAATTAAGCGCGTTGAAATTCGAAAAATTGATCATCAACAAGAGAAAGCAGCAACTGTGTAGGTTGCTGCTTTCTTTTTCACCTATCGCAAAACTTGAAACAAGGAGCGGGTATTTTGATTGAAGTTGCGTTACGAGTATACAAACTACAATTATATATGATCTTTAGTGGTTTACTACTTCTATGGACGATAACGCCTTTTTCAAAGCAAGTTACTGGATTCGGGATCGGATTAGCTGTAAGTGCATACTGTCTTTGGTTGTTAGCCAGACGAGTTGAAAAGATTGGGAAAAGTATTGTATTAAAACAACGTGCGCCTGGATTAGGAATTTTAAATCGTTTTGCAGCTGCGATACTAGGTGCGATCATTATGTATGAAATTGAACATGAAATGGAAATGTGGGCATTTGGTACGGGCATTTTAGGTGGTCACTTTTTAATGATTGCGAATTTAGCTTATGCGAATATGCAGTTAGTAAGAGAAGAAGAGGAAAAAAGAAAAAGGGTTACACAGGATTCAAAATAAGAAGATAAAGTGAAACTTTAATCAGTGGGGGGTTCTTTATCTCCCACTGATTATTAGTTGAACCAATCGGGGTCTTGCTGCCCGTTAATGCGGGATAAAAGGGAACCGAAAACGGTTCTTTTTTTATTTTCTTATTTTTTCATGGGAAAATAAAAAAATTTAGAAAACCCATCGCTTTCTAAAGGTTATGTATGTTATTATGACAAAAGACTTTTTGAAAGAGGTGGATGCAAATGTTACAAGCGCTACTTATTTTTGTACTTCAAATTATTTATGTTCCAGTTTTAACGATCAGGACGATTTTGCTTGTAAAGAATCAAACAAGATCCGCTGCTGGTGTGGGATTACTAGAAGGGGCAATCTATATTGTAAGTTTAGGAATTGTGTTTCAAGATTTATCAAATTGGATGAATATTATAGCCTATGTGATCGGTTTTAGTGCCGGACTTTTATTAGGCGGTTATATAGAAAATAAATTGGCAATTGGGTATATTACATACCAAGTTAGTTTACTAGATCGTTGCAATGAGTTAGTTGATGAGTTAAGACATTCAGGATTTGGTGTAACTGTATTTGAAGGGGAAGGGATAAATTCCGTACGCTACCGTTTAGATATTGTTGCGAAACGTTCCCGCGAGAAAGAGCTTTTGGACATTATTAATCGAATTGCACCGAAAGCGTTTATGTCTTCCTATGAGATTCGCTCTTTCAAAGGCGGCTACTTAACAAAAGCGATGAAGAAACGAGCATTGATGAAGAAGAAAGATCATGCTTCATAAAAAAATTAGCTAATTTCTTTTGATTTAATAGTGTTACACATTGTATAAAAAGAAAAGGATAGATGCAGGCAGAAGCAATCTGAGTGATCTATTCTTTTTTTTTGCCACAAAAGAGCTCATTTGCTACTACAACATAAATGGTTTGTAGTATGGAAGGGTGACTTGTTGATATAATAGCTGAAAAAGAAAGTTTTAAATAAATTTGATATTTGTTTCGCATCGTCATCTTTTATTTTTAAATACTCAAGAGATATTTTGTTCTAGACATCATTTTTTCGTTACAGTGCGTATAAGAAGATAAGGAATTGCGGAAACAGCTGAAAATCGCATATGCGAAGATGTATGAAAGAATATGATCAGTTAATTGGAGAAGGGATTTGCATTACCAAAAGAGAATATGTTGAGAATCTATAAACTATTTTATTCCAACATAATGATATTCATTGAAGACGAGGAGGAAAAAGCGTGTATAAATTACCGTTAGGCTTACAAATACCAGATCGAATACCAGATCGAATTGGGGGGGATGATTACCACACTATACAACAAAAACGGGCGAGAGCGAACATTGTGGAAGGATACAAGATGAGAGAGATTGAAGGTGAAAAGTTTCAGTATTTTACCGAAATCAATATTGATGCTGATAGAATTTGGCACTTGTTTGTAACATTAGTTAATACAATGATTAAAGAAGGGATAGCTTATGGAATTGTAGGAATGAATGGGGAAGAGCCCGTTCTTAGTCGCTTTACTGAATCTGACCGAATCATGAATCTTTTCAAAGAATATAAATTTGAACTTACAAATGATGGATTTCTCCAATTTGGAATCGCGACTGAAGATGGTACATCCTATAATGAAATTTTTGTGACAAGCTTTAAAACCTTTCAAGTGTGGAGTGAAAACAAAAGTGACGTTCTAACTGCATTGAATCAACTGCATTTAAAGGAGTATAAGGACCTGGATTTCATTCATGATTTTCCAATAAAGTCAAAAGCACTTTCTCCACAACAATACCCTGGGATTCGACATTACACAGAGGTTTTGGAAGAATTGGAAAAAGCTTTTTCTCTCTTATTATAATGAATATGTTCTGAAATAGGAAATCATAAGAAGGCGAATAAAGAGGTTTATAAAAGAAAAAAGTACATCACTTTAGATAATGGTGTACCAATGGATATATAATGTGTAACCTTATATAGTTTTTCTTTATTCTGTAAGAGTAGACTTCTCCTTTTTATGTAGAAAAGTAGAATTTATTTTTGTAAAAAATCTATATTCTCTCTTAAATCGTTAATAATTATCAGATAATACTAGATATTTTAGTCTATTAATTATTATAATAGAGTATGAGATGGTTATATTTGAGGCAGGAGAGATAGGTTCCTAGGTAGGGGTCTAGGCGACGCTTTGCTTTTTGCGACCTTTAAGCAGATGCACCTACTCTTTTTTGCTAATATAGGGGATGGAGAGATTATCATGAGCAACATGCAGCAAAAAACAGACGTTATCTTAATTGGTGCCGGAATCATGAGCGCGACTTTGGGATCATTACTGAAAGAGTTAGTACCTGAATGGGAAATCAAAGTGTTCGAGAAACTCGCAAACGCAGGAGAAGAAAGTTCTAACGAATGGAATAATGCGGGAACGGGCCACGCTGCACTTTGTGAACTGAACTATACATCCGAAAAATCTGATGGATCTATAGATATTCGCAAAGCTATCAAAATTAATGAACAGTTTCAGCTTTCAAGACAATTTTGGTCTTATCTTGTAAATAGTAATCTGATTCGTAATCCGCAAGACTTTATCATGCCAATACCTCATATGAGTATGGTGCAAGGGGAAGAAAATGTAACGTTTTTGAAAAAGCGTTTTGAAGCGCTTTCAAACAGTCCGCTGTTTCAAGGAATGGAATTTTCTGATGACCATGAAAAGCTGGAGGAGTGGATGCCACTTATTATGGAAGGGCGTACATCGAATGAGCCAATAGCGGCAACGAAAATCGATTCTGGAACGGATGTCAACTTTGGTGCTTTAACACGTATGTTGTTTGACCACTTGCAGAGTAAAAATGTCGAAATAAACTACAAACATAGTGTCGAGAATATTAAACGTGCTAGCGACGGATCATGGGAAGTGAAAGTGCATGATATGAATAGTAGTAAAATCGAATACCATACTGCAAAATTCGTCTTTATCGGCGGTGGGGGCGGAAGTCTGCCTTTACTACAAAAAACCGGTATTCCTGAGTCAAAACATATTGGAGGGTTCCCGGTAAGCGGATTATTTATGGTATGTAACAATCCGGAAGTTGCAGCGCAGCACCATGCAAAAGTATACGGTAAGGCTAAGGTTGGTGCTCCGCCAATGTCTGTTCCGCATCTTGATACAAGATATATTGACAACAAAAAAACATTGCTGTTTGGACCGTTTGCCGGCTTCTCACCAAAGTTCTTAAAAACTGGTTCGAATTTTGATTTGATAGGTTCCGTAAAACCGAATAATGTCCTCACTATGATGGCGGCAGGCGTAAAAGAGATGTCATTGACAAAATACTTGATCCAGCAAGTTATGTTATCGAATGAAAAGCGCATGGAAGAATTACGCGAGTTTATTCCGAACGCCAAAAGCGAGGATTGGGATATAGTGGTAGCGGGACAACGTGTGCAAGTTATCAAAGATACTGATGCCGGTGGTAAAGGAACACTTCAATTTGGTACGGAAGTTGTTAGTGCCGCTGATGGCTCGATAGCTGCATTGCTCGGCGCTTCCCCGGGTGCTTCTACTGCTGTTCACGTTATGCTTGAGGTATTAGAAAAATGCTTCCCACAACATATGAAAGAGTGGGAACTGAAAATAAAAGAAATGATTCCTTCTTATGGCGTGTCACTAGCGGAAAACCCAGAGCTTTTCCAAGAGATTCATACTTCAACAGCGCAGACGCTTGATCTAAGCCAAAAAGAACTAGTTTACAGTTAATTCTTTGGATGTAGGAACAAGGGTATTTAAGGAAGTTAAACAGTTCAATAAAAAAATAAATGGTAAAGAGATTATACTAGGAAAAATAAAGAAGAAAGAAAATGAAATACACAAAAGAGACTATAAGTAATTTGTAAGCAAATAAAAAACAAATATCTGATAAATAGTTAGTGTTTTATCTGAAGAAGTTAGTGTTAAAGGTTTTACATTATAAAATATGAAATACTAATTCTATAACAATTGTGTTGATTGACAATAAAGTTGTTTAACAAATATTATCAAGACCTAAATCAAAAAAAGTCATAAAAAATAAAGGGTGATACATATTAGTCATGTATAATATGTATCACCCTTGTAATTCTTGTTCCACAATCGCGCCCTTTAATAGAATATCTGTTTTTTTAATGATTTTAGGTAAAGCATCTTCGTTTGACAAAAGCTAAATCTACCATTATCATCAACTCGAACTTATTTATGGGAGTGATAAAGATGAAAATTTATGTTGATGCAGATGCTTGTCCGGTAAAAGATATTATTATCTCTGAAGGTACGAATGCTGAAATTCCTGTTATCCTTGTTACTAGCTTTTCTCATTTTTCTAATGCGGAACAACCATCAGGAGTGGAAACGATTTATGTTGATTCTGGAGCAGATGCTGCGGATTATCGGATTATGAAGTTAGCAGAAAAAGGAGACATAATCGTTACGCAAGATTATGGTCTTGCTTCGCTAGGTTTAGCAAAGGGGTGTACGGTTCTTCACCATAAAGGGTATAGCTATACAAATGAAAACATTGACCAATTATTACAAACACGTTATTTGAGTGCAATGGCTCGAAAAAGTGGAAAGCGTACAAAGGGGCCAAAACCATTTACATCAGAAGATAGGGAGAAATTTAGGGAGCTTTTTAAAAGAGCGATTTCACTTTAAAAAAGAACCGTTCATTTTTAAGGAAAACCAAGAAAAATAATATTTTGACAAGTATTTCAGTTCTTTTTTAAGCCTTACACTACACTCACATGAATCAACATTATAAATATTTGATGTAGCATATTAATGGTACCATATTCTATCAAATGACTTAATATACAAGAAAAGACGCTTTTCTAAATAAACGCGCCCGTTTGTGAAATTGGCAAAGGCAGTCTAATTATCGAATAGCCCTCTTCCTCTCAGATTTGCGGAAACAGGCTCCTTTCCTATTTCACGTGCCCATATAGATAACTGACCAATA
This sequence is a window from Bacillus pseudomycoides DSM 12442. Protein-coding genes within it:
- a CDS encoding pentapeptide repeat-containing protein — its product is MLENNNFLDSKSGVSFNSLRADCENCFGLCCVALPFAASADFAVNKDGGKPCSNLQSDFRCSIHKNLRQKGFKGCTVFECFGAGQKVSQVTFEGVDWRKGLEQAKKMYDVFPIMHQLHEMLWYLNEALTLKVTSPIYGELRDAIEETERLSRLSPDLLMKINVPLHRADVNTLLLRTSELVWMESRHRYKGTKKNKRTDHRGANLMGIKLRRADLRGANLRGAYLIAADLRGADLRMADFIGADLRDADLSGANLTDTIFLTQVQINAAKGDANTKLPSLLSRPAHWSA
- a CDS encoding DMT family transporter; amino-acid sequence: MKQTILGAICLSLAASIWGGMYVVSKYVLDFIPPLTLVWLRFIIAFVVLYMILKTTKRKQKTTIQINKKDWLLFAWIGFIGYFVSITCQFVGTKLSDAHTGSLVTSATPAFMVVFATLILKEKLTTRRILSTVLATLGVTIVIGWDIEVGSYFIGTIILVGAAITWALLSIYVKIASQQFSSLVITTYAIFFSLFFITPCMIWELQSNPIGDLNTTIILGILYLGIISTAGAFFLWNKGLELMDASIGSLFFFFQPIVGSLLGWLLLNETLNRNFFIGGALIIFSVIIATFEKKN
- a CDS encoding SH3 domain-containing protein; this translates as MKCVVIQSHTSNYPEPISLEKGDQVRVGNIYSGPENWNNWVYCRAEHSGLAGWVPKQIITCENSDSGIVLETYTAKELNVEKGDILIGLKELNGWLWCKKIECEEVGWIPKVNVRLKQKMYFEN
- a CDS encoding MerR family transcriptional regulator, with the translated sequence MYRIGQLAHLAHVSKRTIDYYTNLGILKAERSQSNYRYYDETAFETLQFIEKCKEMHMPLCEIKERIEERKKLLGINEHVSKQVNEVTNHIHRLETELTQLKPLLDGLTDSQREKISKSLSGQTTALIQTLILFL
- a CDS encoding hemolysin family protein, yielding MEIFNLVMVAILIAFTGFFVAAEFAIVKVRSSRIDQLVAEGKRGALAAKKVTTNLDEYLSACQLGITVTAMGLGWLGEPTIEKLLHPLFEKWNLNPSISQVLTFGLAFMTMTYLHVVVGELAPKTMAIQKAERVTLLFAGPLMMFYKVMYPFIWVLNSSARVVTGLFGLKPASEHEVAHTEEELRLILSESYESGEINQAEYKYVNNIFEFDNRIAKEIMVPRTEIVGFYLEDSVEEHMKIIQSERYTRYPIFGEDKDDIIGMVNVKDFFIRYMKGDTEDLSSIRTYMRPIIEVMETTPIHDLLLQMQKKRIPMAVLYDEYGGTAGIVTLEDILEEIVGEIRDEYDEDEHPPIQHVNEHHKIVDGKVLISEVKDLFGLHIEEEDVDTIGGWIMMQNHEIEEGQCVEAEGYEFKVLEKDAYQIKRVEIRKIDHQQEKAATV
- a CDS encoding ATP synthase subunit I, producing MIEVALRVYKLQLYMIFSGLLLLWTITPFSKQVTGFGIGLAVSAYCLWLLARRVEKIGKSIVLKQRAPGLGILNRFAAAILGAIIMYEIEHEMEMWAFGTGILGGHFLMIANLAYANMQLVREEEEKRKRVTQDSK
- a CDS encoding DUF2179 domain-containing protein — its product is MLQALLIFVLQIIYVPVLTIRTILLVKNQTRSAAGVGLLEGAIYIVSLGIVFQDLSNWMNIIAYVIGFSAGLLLGGYIENKLAIGYITYQVSLLDRCNELVDELRHSGFGVTVFEGEGINSVRYRLDIVAKRSREKELLDIINRIAPKAFMSSYEIRSFKGGYLTKAMKKRALMKKKDHAS
- a CDS encoding malate:quinone oxidoreductase, with product MHLLFFANIGDGEIIMSNMQQKTDVILIGAGIMSATLGSLLKELVPEWEIKVFEKLANAGEESSNEWNNAGTGHAALCELNYTSEKSDGSIDIRKAIKINEQFQLSRQFWSYLVNSNLIRNPQDFIMPIPHMSMVQGEENVTFLKKRFEALSNSPLFQGMEFSDDHEKLEEWMPLIMEGRTSNEPIAATKIDSGTDVNFGALTRMLFDHLQSKNVEINYKHSVENIKRASDGSWEVKVHDMNSSKIEYHTAKFVFIGGGGGSLPLLQKTGIPESKHIGGFPVSGLFMVCNNPEVAAQHHAKVYGKAKVGAPPMSVPHLDTRYIDNKKTLLFGPFAGFSPKFLKTGSNFDLIGSVKPNNVLTMMAAGVKEMSLTKYLIQQVMLSNEKRMEELREFIPNAKSEDWDIVVAGQRVQVIKDTDAGGKGTLQFGTEVVSAADGSIAALLGASPGASTAVHVMLEVLEKCFPQHMKEWELKIKEMIPSYGVSLAENPELFQEIHTSTAQTLDLSQKELVYS
- a CDS encoding YaiI/YqxD family protein, whose amino-acid sequence is MKIYVDADACPVKDIIISEGTNAEIPVILVTSFSHFSNAEQPSGVETIYVDSGADAADYRIMKLAEKGDIIVTQDYGLASLGLAKGCTVLHHKGYSYTNENIDQLLQTRYLSAMARKSGKRTKGPKPFTSEDREKFRELFKRAISL